A genome region from Cucurbita pepo subsp. pepo cultivar mu-cu-16 chromosome LG02, ASM280686v2, whole genome shotgun sequence includes the following:
- the LOC111786385 gene encoding uncharacterized protein LOC111786385, producing MLKSRKKIAMAFRRWATDVDWRLLFLVLTPLSLIAFFSVSTVPAIPFSSLAPLRSFIIGASFQQPHESNHRTDDSSFGLPPSKPPRGAVEAEESAEARKWRKKKAELQKSKMAVCLVGGARRFEVTGPSITENILKEYPNADLFLHSPLDRNSFKLSYLRAAPKLAAVKIFKPKPIPETESQVRLLTAANSPNGIQGLLQYFNLVEGCLTMIRTYQELNNFTYDWIVRTRVDGFWNAPLRPDNFVSGQYVVPPGSSYGGLNDRLGVGDLNTSTVALSRLALIPKLDAAGLRQLNSETAFKEQLTTGGVPFVTKRLPFCIVTERQYNFPPRGFGVPVAAMSSPGPLSGTKCRPCKVICEGECVEKVMGSLDRGWSWTDWENGSMGLCDARGDWEMGWEKLYEDLVGEEMADASWRIQKMKTSECSDGFSEMKRRSGIWEAPAAEVICRVGSLKG from the exons ATGCTCAAAAGCCGTAAGAAAATCGCCATGGCGTTTCGAAGGTGGGCTACCGATGTCGATTGGCGTCTCCTTTTTCTAGTCCTaactcctctctctctcatcgcCTTTTTCTCCGTCTCAACCGTTCCTGcgattcctttttcctctctcGCCCCGCTTCGATCCTTCATCATCGGCGCCTCGTTTCAACAGCCTCACGAATCGAATCATCGAACTGATGATTCTTCGTTTGGTCTTCCTCCGAGTAAGCCTCCCAGAGGAGCCGTGGAGGCGGAGGAGTCCGCCGAGGCTCGTAAgtggagaaagaagaaggcgGAGTTACAGAAATCGAAAATGGCGGTGTGTTTAGTCGGCGGAGCGAGGAGATTCGAGGTAACCGGACCGTCGATTACGGAGAATATTCTGAAGGAGTATCCGAATGCGGATTTGTTTCTACACAGTCCGCTAGACCGGAACTCGTTCAAGTTATCGTACTTGAGAGCAGCGCCGAAACTGGCCGCCGTGAAAATCTTCAAGCCGAAACCGATTCCGGAGACGGAGTCGCAAGTCCGGCTTCTGACGGCGGCGAACTCGCCCAACGGAATCCAG GGGCTTTTGCAGTATTTCAATTTGGTAGAAGGATGCCTGACAATGATCCGGACGTACCAAGAACTCAACAATTTCACATACGATTGGATTGTTCGGACTCGGGTCGACGGGTTCTGGAACGCTCCGCTCCGACCCGATAACTTCGTCTCCGGACAGTACGTGGTGCCGCCAGGATCCTCGTACGGCGGACTCAACGACCGGCTCGGCGTCGGAGATCTCAACACCTCCACCGTCGCTCTCTCACGCCTCGCTCTAATTCCGAAACTGGACGCCGCCGGACTCCGGCAACTGAACTCGGAAACCGCCTTCAAGGAACAGCTGACCACCGGAGGAGTTCCATTTGTGACGAAACGGTTACCGTTCTGTATAGTGACGGAGCGGCAGTACAATTTTCCGCCGCGGGGATTTGGAGTTCCGGTAGCGGCAATGTCGAGTCCAGGGCCGCTGAGCGGGACAAAATGCAGGCCGTGCAAGGTAATATGTGAGGGTGAGTGCGTGGAAAAGGTGATGGGTTCGTTGGACAGAGGATGGAGCTGGACGGATTGGGAAAATGGGAGTATGGGTCTGTGCGATGCCCGTGGAGATTGGGAAATGGGATGGGAAAAGTTATATGAGGATCTGGTTGGGGAAGAAATGGCGGATGCGAGTTGGAGAATACAGAAGATGAAGACGAGTGAGTGTAGTGACGGATTCAGTGAAATGAAAAGACGAAGTGGGATTTGGGAAGCTCCGGCGGCGGAGGTTATTTGTAGGGTCGGGAGCTTGAAAGG